A genome region from Brassica oleracea var. oleracea cultivar TO1000 chromosome C2, BOL, whole genome shotgun sequence includes the following:
- the LOC106324196 gene encoding uncharacterized protein LOC106324196, with protein MSSSSSDEVFEERFDEVFEEIFEDTFTNIVEAQTSNQRSRAYIERNREGGQDRLWNDYFSEDSTISSQLFRHRFRMNKDLFLHIVHGLSENIPFFQQRRDATERFGLSVQQKCTAAIRMLAYGSAADTVDEYLRLGETTALSCTLNDINVLDQSPVFDDLLEGRAPRVRYMVNRHMYKLTYYLTDGIYPKWLTFIQSIKLPQCPKQELFANVQEAAGKDVERVFGVLQARFGIVKNPVRT; from the exons ATGTCGTCATCTTCATCCGACGAAGTTTTTGAAGAAAGATTTGACGAAGTTTTCGAAGAAATCTTCGAAGATACGTTCACCAACATAGTCGAGGCCCAAACCAGTAACCAAAGGAGCCGTGCTTATATTGAACGAAACCGTGAAGGAGGACAAGACCGCTTATGGAATGACTACTTCAGCGAAGATTCGACAATCTCGTCACAATTATTCAGACACCGTTTCCGCATGAATAAGGACTTATTCTTGCATATTGTCCATGGGCTATCAGAGAACATTCCATTCTTTCAGCAAAGAAGAGATGCAACCGAGAGGTTTGGTCTTTCTGTACAACAAAAATGTACGGCAGCAATTCGTATGCTTGCTTATGGTTCTGCGGCTGACACTGTTGACGAATATCTCCGACTTGGCGAGACCACTGCACTTTCGT GTACCTTAAATGATATCAATGTCCTCGATCAGTCTCCTGTGTTTGATGACCTTTTAGAAGGTCGAGCTCCCAGGGTAAGGTACATGGTCAACAGACACATGTATAAGTTGACATACTACCTCACAGACGGTATATATCCAAAATGGTTAACATTTATCCAATCTATCAAACTCCCTCAATGTCCTAAACAAGAGTTATTTGCTAACGTTCAAGAAGCAGCCGGAAAAGATGTGGAGCGGGTTTTTGGAGTATTGCAAGCTCGATTTGGGATTGTCAAAAACCCGGTTCGTACATAG
- the LOC106327391 gene encoding probable disease resistance protein At5g45490 — translation MNPEIPKQGEAFLNLFNQKYEDWANNGNKTDQKDPKSKYLSTGTLKKREGGALEPDENDRVESDSKLPGHKIHGFSNEIKSLKNFLLDQKVYNEFKTLVVVGEYVVGKTALCKTIFNDEDVKSVYAPRIWVSMHSTEWSAEDGLDGKISVLKNILTVLGVEVSILDKINKYAVDEYISNMESEVESKKLDAETAKEKEISALLYALHLNLRWKKYLIVFDDVREEDNWNEKLQDDEEKLEKDKRWGKYLSDGFPKGSGGRVIYTTRDESKNLAKKLVAEEHEIHRLWPLTDSLSVWRIYDAARIYNKVKDPPRNDKKCIEELMNKSRGLPLAVRLLATLLPVFLDDENTEQTNGTTGSENTTTEQNGSTQPQTA, via the coding sequence ATGAATCCAGAAATTCCAAAGCAAGGAGAAGCCTTCTTAAACCTCTTCAATCAAAAATATGAAGACTGGGCCAATAACGGCAACAAAACAGATCAAAAAGATCCCAAAAGTAAATATCTCTCAACAGGAACTCTGAAAAAGAGAGAGGGTGGGGCATTGGAGCCAGACGAAAATGATCGTGTGGAATCCGATTCTAAACTTCCAGGCCATAAAATCCACGGTTTCAGCAACGAGATCAAGTCATTGAAGAACTTCTTGCTGGACCAGAAGGTCTACAATGAGTTCAAGACTCTTGTGGTTGTAGGAGAATACGTTGTGGGGAAGACAGCTTTATGCAAGACCATTTTCAATGATGAAGACGTGAAGAGTGTTTACGCTCCAAGAATCTGGGTGTCTATGCATAGCACTGAATGGTCTGCTGAAGACGGTCTAGATGGTAAGATATCTGTTTTAAAGAATATCTTGACAGTTCTTGGAGTTGAAGTCTCGATATTGGACAAGATCAACAAATATGCTGTAGATGAGTATATAAGCAACATGGAATCTGAGGTGGAATCTAAAAAACTTGACGCAGAGACAGCCAAGGAGAAGGAGATCTCTGCTTTGCTCTATGCGCTTCACTTGAATCTGAGGTGGAAGAAGTATCTGATAGTGTTTGATGATGTGCGAGAAGAGGACAACTGGAACGAGAAGCTTCAAGACGATGAGGAGAAGCTCGAGAAGGATAAGAGATGGGGAAAGTATCTTTCAGATGGATTCCCTAAAGGCTCTGGTGGAAGAGTGATATACACAACCAGGGATGAGAGCAAGAATCTGGCGAAGAAGCTAGTGGCAGAGGAACATGAGATACATCGTCTTTGGCCTCTGACTGATTCTCTAAGTGTCTGGAGGATATATGATGCAGCACGGATATATAACAAGGTAAAAGATCCTCCTAGGAACGACAAGAAATGCATTGAAGAGCTTATGAACAAGTCTCGTGGTCTTCCTCTAGCTGTTAGACTGTTGGCCACGCTTCTTCCCGTGTTTCTTGACGATGAAAACACTGAGCAGACCAATGGGACAACCGGATCAGAAAACACCACTACTGAGCAGAATGGTTCTACTCAACCTCAAACCGCTTGA
- the LOC106327390 gene encoding disease resistance RPP13-like protein 4: MAPEKSSQQPDMETKLKPEPKQNQEPEAGDDLDPEKSIKKIRSIVEALHTMFPPQPVQVKLRLSRSIPPTSTLPPRSNVTLATATSAQVETSLKHDESENSIHKLKRNLRLLEEDVAKLRVLNEVVGEEVSRHIVPLDKLLQKVEKGTTKTQLTKGMKKDLEDVNKKIFNLMCQVPLLPNKRKKPGGLDSEDGEVENNGKGIECLPGIHVNDEDLKRLAVFRKVKEKFIELTTERKICLLSFAVFPENQEVNRTMLMYWWIGEGILPDGIKPEDAVKGILKEFMEKKLIEPVENKRKVEPNCYKMTPFVHSSVVLISEEIGLFSMYQKGKTPRMKHSDLKKVCLVEESSSQPEAKAKKMPAGDIETVFNVSERFPDFAFKWFSEDQSSGKKKFSPLSKTAYKMLKVFYLGRWERTANRHIEVENPELMKYLKHMTKLKLLSFQGISRIERLDDAVCKLRELIILDLRACYNLEKLPDKIDSLKALTYLDITDCYMLDRMPKRLSWLDNLEVLKGFVVSDATDVETFCLLDELKHLKKLRKLSITINKGGDFTVFQLFVDIQDFSNLEKLKVAWGGINEHNKDKPTAGPVKKFFRTVTLLGNSPVTEPELHKVPKKDPVPSHLPKKLVKLDLQCFPEAELPSLLEPGKLRTLEKLYIKGGTKLTGFGKSVPEKPTECSVKVLRLKFLPRLKVEWRELRELYFPKLEFLDKYQSPQVSFCPCDGIGIWRGKSNQL, encoded by the coding sequence ATGGCTCCCGAGAAGTCCTCTCAGCAGCCAGACATGGAGACAAAATTGAAGCCAGAGCCGAAACAGAATCAAGAACCGGAGGCAGGAGACGATCTTGATCCAGAAAAATCAATCAAAAAGATCCGTAGCATAGTGGAAGCTTTGCATACAATGTTTCCACCACAGCCCGTGCAAGTGAAACTAAGGCTGTCTAGGAGCATCCCTCCTACGAGTACCCTTCCTCCAAGGTCCAACGTGACTCTGGCCACAGCAACAAGTGCCCAGGTTGAAACTTCTTTGAAACATGACGAGTCCGAGAATTCTATTCATAAGCTAAAACGTAACCTCCGTCTGCTGGAGGAGGATGTGGCTAAGCTAAGAGTGCTTAACGAAGTGGTAGGAGAAGAGGTGAGCAGACACATCGTTCCACTTGACAAACTACTTCAAAAAGTGGAAAAGGGAACCACCAAAACTCAGTTGACCAAAGGTATGAAGAAAGATTTGGAGGATGTCAACAAGAAGATCTTTAACTTGATGTGTCAGGTACCTTTGCTTCCCAACAAACGCAAAAAGCCAGGAGGGTTAGATTCTGAGGATGGTGAAGTGGAGAATAACGGCAAAGGTATCGAATGCTTGCCAGGCATCCATGTTAATGATGAAGATCTTAAAAGACTCGCGGTTTTCAGAAAAGTTAAGGAGAAGTTCATAGAGCTTACTACTGAACGCAAGATCTGCCTGCTGAGCTTTGCTGTGTTCCCGGAGAATCAAGAAGTGAATAGAACAATGCTCATGTATTGGTGGATTGGAGAAGGGATTCTCCCTGATGGAATCAAACCCGAAGATGCTGTGAAAGGCATTCTCAAGGAGTTTATGGAGAAAAAGTTGATTGAGCCTGTCGAAAACAAACGCAAAGTGGAGCCAAACTGCTACAAGATGACACCCTTTGTGCATTCCTCAGTGGTTCTTATCTCAGAGGAGATAGGACTCTTTAGTATGTATCAGAAAGGGAAGACGCCAAGGATGAAACACTCAGACTTGAAAAAAGTTTGCCTTGTGGAAGAATCATCAAGCCAGCCAGAAGCAAAAGCTAAGAAAATGCCAGCAGGGGACATTGAGACAGTGTTCAATGTTTCTGAGAGGTTTCCTGATTTTGCATTCAAGTGGTTCTCTGAGGACCAATCATCAGGGAAGAAGAAGTTTAGCCCTCTATCAAAAACTGCATACAAGATGCTAAAGGTGTTTTATCTAGGCAGATGGGAGAGAACTGCGAACCGACACATCGAGGTAGAGAACCCTGAGCTTATGAAGTACTTGAAGCACATGACCAAACTCAAGCTTCTGAGCTTTCAAGGGATCTCAAGAATTGAAAGACTTGATGATGCTGTCTGTAAGCTTCGGGAGCTCATTATCTTGGACCTCAGAGCTTGCTACAATCTGGAGAAGCTTCCAGACAAGATAGATTCGCTCAAGGCACTGACCTACTTAGACATCACAGATTGCTACATGTTAGACCGCATGCCCAAGAGGCTTTCATGGCTGGATAACTTGGAGGTTCTCAAAGGCTTTGTGGTTAGTGATGCTACTGATGTGGAGACGTTCTGTCTGCTGGATGAGCTGAAGCACTTGAAGAAGCTGAGAAAGCTAAGCATTACTATAAACAAAGGTGGCGACTTCACGGTTTTTCAACTGTTTGTGGACATTCAGGACTTCTCCAACCTGGAAAAGCTGAAAGTGGCCTGGGGAGGTATTAATGAACACAACAAAGACAAACCAACTGCTGGACCAGTAAAAAAATTCTTCAGAACGGTGACACTCCTTGGTAATAGCCCAGTCACAGAACCAGAGCTTCACAAGGTTCCAAAGAAAGATCCAGTTCCAAGCCACCTTCCCAAGAAGTTGGTGAAACTGGACCTGCAGTGTTTCCCTGAAGCAGAACTTCCATCATTGCTTGAGCCTGGTAAACTACGTACATTGGAAAAACTATACATCAAAGGAGGAACCAAGCTTACTGGCTTTGGGAAGTCAGTGCCTGAGAAGCCAACAGAGTGCAGTGTCAAGGTTTTGCGTCTGAAGTTCCTTCCCAGGCTAAAAGTGGAGTGGAGGGAGCTGAGGGAACTATACTTTCCAAAACTGGAGTTCTTGGATAAGTATCAGAGCCCTCAAGTTAGTTTCTGCCCCTGTGATGGTATCGGAATCTGGCGCGGCAAGTCTAACCAACTCTGA
- the LOC106322502 gene encoding probable disease resistance protein At5g45490, whose product MDPEIPKQGEAFLNLFNQKYEDWANNGNKTDQKDPKSKYLSTGTLKKREGGALEPDENDRVESDSKLPGHKIHGFSNEIKSLKNFLLDQKVYNEFKTLVVVGEYVVGKTALCKTIFNDEDVKSVYAPRIWVSMHSTEWSAEDGLDGKISVLKNILTVLGVEVSILDKINKYAVDEYISNMESEVESKKLDAETAKEKEISALLYALHLNLRWKKYLIVFDDVREEDNWNEKLQDDEEKLEKDKRWGKYLSDGFPKGSGGRVIYTTRDESKNLAKKLVAEEHEIHRLWPLTDSLSVRRIYDAALKENKEEDPPRNDKKCIEELMNKSRGLPLAVRLLATLLPVFLDDENTEQTNGTTGSGNTTTEQNGSTQPQTA is encoded by the coding sequence ATGGATCCAGAAATTCCAAAGCAAGGAGAAGCCTTCTTAAACCTCTTCAATCAAAAATATGAAGACTGGGCCAATAACGGCAACAAAACAGATCAAAAAGATCCCAAAAGTAAATATCTCTCAACAGGAACTCTGAAAAAGAGAGAGGGTGGGGCATTGGAGCCAGACGAAAATGATCGTGTGGAATCCGATTCTAAACTTCCAGGCCATAAAATCCACGGTTTCAGCAACGAGATCAAGTCATTGAAGAACTTCTTGCTGGACCAGAAGGTCTACAATGAGTTCAAGACTCTTGTGGTTGTAGGAGAATACGTTGTGGGGAAGACAGCTTTATGCAAGACCATTTTCAATGATGAAGACGTGAAGAGTGTTTACGCTCCAAGAATCTGGGTGTCTATGCATAGCACTGAATGGTCTGCTGAAGACGGTCTAGATGGTAAGATATCTGTTTTAAAGAATATCTTGACAGTTCTTGGAGTTGAAGTCTCGATATTGGACAAGATCAACAAATATGCTGTAGATGAGTATATAAGCAACATGGAATCTGAGGTGGAATCTAAAAAACTTGACGCAGAGACAGCCAAGGAGAAGGAGATCTCTGCTTTGCTCTATGCGCTTCACTTGAATCTGAGGTGGAAGAAGTATCTGATAGTGTTTGATGATGTGCGAGAAGAGGACAACTGGAACGAGAAGCTTCAAGACGATGAGGAGAAGCTCGAGAAGGATAAGAGATGGGGAAAGTATCTTTCAGATGGATTCCCTAAAGGCTCTGGTGGAAGAGTGATATACACAACCAGGGATGAGAGCAAGAATCTGGCGAAGAAGCTAGTGGCAGAAGAACATGAGATACATCGTCTTTGGCCTCTGACTGATTCTCTAAGTGTCAGGAGGATATATGATGCAGCATTGAAAGAAAACAAGGAAGAAGATCCTCCTAGGAACGACAAGAAATGCATTGAAGAGCTTATGAACAAGTCTCGTGGTCTTCCTCTAGCTGTTAGACTGTTGGCCACGCTTCTTCCCGTGTTTCTTGACGATGAAAACACTGAGCAGACCAATGGGACAACCGGATCAGGAAACACCACTACTGAGCAGAATGGTTCTACTCAACCTCAAACCGCTTGA